In the genome of Noviherbaspirillum saxi, the window CGGGCATGAAATCACCGCCATCATCCGTCTGCGCACCACGCATGAAAAAATCGCGCCATGCCTTGCCGCATTCGAACGCATTCCCGAAATACTAGAAGCGCACCGGATCACCGGCGAAGACTGCTTTGTGGTGAAAGCGAGTTTCGCCCACATGCCGAAACTGGAAGCGACGATCGATGCATTGGCAATGTACGGTTCGGTCACAACCTCGCTGGTGCTCGCCACGTACGCGCCCAAACCGCTGACGGCGCCGACCGGTAGCCTCGCATGAAGCACTGGTTGAACCGCCTGCTCGGCCGTGGTCCCAAGTCCGCATCGCCTGCTACGATATCGGCCGCGCCGAGCGCAGCGGCGCAACCGGCATCGAACGATTTGCCCGACCCGCTGGCCGCTTCGACGCTGCATGCGGCGGTCGATGTCGATCACCTCTTTTACCCGTGGCTGCTGGAGTTCGATGCCTCGGTCACCGAACCGAGCGAGGCCGAACAGCGGCTGATGCGTACGCTGGAACGCATGTCGGCTGCGGACGCGCCCGCCGTCAATACGCTGGTGCCGCGCATGCCCGCAGTGATTCCGATGCTGCTGCAAAGTCTGCGCGATAAAAATGTCACCAATGCGCATCTGTCCGAACAGATCGCCCAGGACCCGGTACTGCTGGCCGCGCTGCTGCGACAGGTCAACAGCTCGCTTTACCTCAGGACCGAACCCGTTAGCAGCATCGAACAGGCACTTGCCCTGCTCGGCCAGAACAACCTGCGCCTGCTGGTGGCGAGCGTGGCATTCAAGCCCCTGTTCAATGTGCAATCCGGTCATTTCACTGGAACGGCGGGAGCGCGGCTGTCCATGCTGTCATCCACCTCCGCCGCCGCATGCCGCAGTCTCGCGGCGCGTCGACAACTGGAACCCTTCGAATCCTTTCTCGCATCGCTGTTGCATAACGTTGGCCTTATCGTGGCGCTGCGAATCATGGATCAGGTGCATGAAGGCGCGACTTCCTTGCGCTCGCTGGCTTTCTGTACCGCCCTGGCAACCCACGCGCGCCGGGTTGCTTTACGGGTAGGCCGGGAATGGCAATTCCCGGAAGCGGTACTGGAAGCCCTTTCCTTACAAGGCGCCGCCCCTGTCGCCGCCTCACCGGTCGCATCCCTGCTGCGTCTGGCGGATCGCTTGAGCAAGCTGCATGTACTGGTCGCGAACGATCGGCTTGCCGCCGAAGAAGCCGAAGATTTTGCGCTGATCGAAGGCGGTGAAGATGGCCTGGTCTGTTACCGCAGTCTCGCCGCTGCCGGCGAATAAGTTTGCCGCCAAGTAGGCGCTGCGATAGGCGCGTTTTTTGCTCACGACTCCTGTGTGACTGAACATCGTTCCGTGTGACAAGGAGATTGGATAATGAAAGCCCCTACCGGAAAAATTCTGGCGTCTGCCATCATGTTGTCTCTTGGCATCGCAAGTTCGCCTTCGAGCATTGCACAGAATACCGGTGCCTCAAACGCTCCTGCCGCCGCCCGCTCCGCCACCGGCCAAAGCGCTTCCAGCGATATGCGCGCCAGTCAACTGATCGGCAAGCAGGTGCAGAATGCCCAAGGTGAAAAGCTAGGCAAGATAGAAGATATCGTGCTGGATATCGACAATGAACGGGCAAGCTATGTCGTGCTGTCTTCCGGCGGCACGCTCGGCGTGGGCGACCGGCAGATCGCGGTACCGGCGAGCGGCTTTCAGGTCCGATCGGAAAAAGATCCCATCCTGCTCAACCTTCCCAAGGACCAATTGCAAAAGGCGCCGGCCTACGACAAAAAACAGCATGCCAATTTCAGCCGCGACAGTTATCGCAGCGAGGTCGACCGCTATTTCTTCAAGGAAGAAACGGTGCGCCACAGTGCCGCCGGTGCACGCCTGATGTCGGCCAGCGACCTCATCGGCAAGGACATCAACGACCGGGCCGCGCATGACGCTGGAAAGATCGCCGATGTGGTTGTCAATTTAGGAAGCGCGGGCTCGTATCTTGTCATGCAATCGGACAAAGCCTGGAGCATCGACGACAAGCTCGTGGCACTGCCGTTCGCGGCGTTTAGCTTCCCCAGCCGTCCGGACCTCGATCTCCTGCTGAACGTGGATCGCACGAAGATCGAGTCGGCGCGCGGATTCCAGAAGAACAAATGGCCAGACCTGAATGCGGCAAGCGCGCAGCAACAGATTCGCGAACAATTGATGACCTTCCAGGCGGCGAGCAAGACCAATCCCGGAGAAACCCAAACCGGCAGGGAAACCTCCAGCGGCGGGTCGCGTTGACTAGGCAACTACGGCGCGTTGGTTCAGTAAACTAAGCTTCCGCACCGCAGTTGCAATTATCCGAGTCATCATCAATGTATCGACAATCACATTTCTTCATCGGAGAGTTCATAGATGTTGACGTGATGCGCAATGCCCGTCGTTTTCTTGCAACGAATTGGGCTCGCACAGACGACCCAGCGCGAGACATCGGATTGGGCACAGTGCGAAGAGGAGACAATCTCGTATTGATATTCCTTTAGCCCATGTAATAAAACACGTCGATTCATTAAATTTGATGCCATAAAATATACTTTCCCATCCGGATTTAAGTAATCAGGAACATCGGCAAGAAAGCGGCCAAGCAACTCGCCATCAGGATCACAAAGCGCGATTTCGGCTTCGTGATCGATGGCTTTGTCGAACAAAGGTGGATTAAAGAAAATGGTATCGAACAGTCTCCCTTGCAACCCCGAGAATAAATCGCTCGATACCACTTCCGCTGTTATCTTCATACGATGAAGATTTTCAGCAGCGCTCGCAAGCGCAGCGTCTGAAATATCAGCAAGGGTCAGCTCCATTCCTGGTCGATAAAGCGAAATTCCCACATACCCGCTACCGCAACCGAGATCCAATACTGAAGCTCCAAGAAGTTTATTCGACACCGCCTCGACGAGGAAGCTCGAGGACAATCCTACTCCTGGATGATATACATTCGGCGGAAGAAAAAGCGTGATCCCATTGATCGATGCCACTGGTTGTGGTTTGGCCAGACAAGCGACGTGCTGCGCATGGCTTGAAAACGTCTTGGCACTTGGTTTAATCCATGGCGCTGGAAAGTCTGGCGAGCCAACTGCGTCAATTTCCTTAGAGTTTTCATGCATCGCGGGTTCCCATGATTAAAGGATACATGGTGAGTAGCAACCCGGACACGTTAGTTCCACCACACAGGATGTAGAACATCAGCAAAGAGGCAGTTATTTTTCCCCTAAAGTGAATCAACGTTAGGTTTAATCACTTCGGATGGCATGGATTTATCCTGATACTGCATAAACCCAAGAAAGAAGTCGTGACTCCTCACTCATCAGCATCTACCTTCTCCGACGACGGGGAAAGGGGTCGAGTCTTGCCTTTTTCCTTACACGGATGTCGTCGTCAATTATGTCTCGTCCACTACGGTTAGAATTTGAAGGAGCGTTGTACCACGTCACCTCGCGTGGTGACAGGCACGAACCGATCTTTGCGGTGGTTTTTGCTTACTGCCTCATGGGTAACCACTATCATTTCGTGCTTCAAACCCGGCAGCCGAATCTCTCGCGTCTGATGCGTCACATCAATGGCGTCTATACCCAATCTTGCAATCGCCGTCATGGCAAGACAGGGCATTTGTTTCAAGGCCGGTTCAAGGCAGTGCTGGTGGATGAAGAGGCGTATCGCCTCGAGGTCTGTCGTTACGTGGATCTTAATCCAGTGCGCGCAGGGATGGTGAAGCGCCCTCAGGATTAGGTGTGGAGCAGCTATCGGGCACACACTGGCCAAGCGGAAGTGCCCGTGTGGCTGAATAGTGCTGGCCTTCACCGTCAGATCGCGCCTCGTGCGCCGCGGCGTGAAGGGCCGGCGCGCTATGCTCAGTTCGTCGCGCACGGCAAAGGGATAATGCTGTGAGAAGAAGCGTTGTCGGTGCAGATTTACCTTGGCGGCAAAGCCTTCGTTCAGCGCATGTAGGCATATGCGGAGTCACCGGATGCGAAAGAAATTCCTCGCGCCCAGCGCCGGCCGGTGGTGCGGCCATTGCAGTGGTGCTTTGAGCAGTACGACAGGGATGTCGCAATAGCCAAGGCGTTCCTTGAAGGTGGTTATACGCCATCAGCGATTTCGGAATTCGCCGGTTTGTCGGTATGCTTAAGACTGAGGAGCCAAAAGGCAAGACCTGCCCCCTTTCGTTACAGCGCGTGACACGACGCCAGCCATCTTTCCGAGATCGATGAACGGCGTTGCGGCGCTCGGTGCAGGCTCTGGTTCCCCATCGCGGACACGCAAACGTGCTCGCCATCCATAGAAGGTCGCCGTCGACACCGCTCCATCCCGGCAAAACGCTTCGGCCGTCTTACCGCTGGACGCAAAGCGCGCCAAGCCGATTCCCGTTGCGCTCGGATTGCTGTAGATGCTTACTTGTTCATGACTCCCCCGTGTTGTTGACCGTGAGGAGATTGTGCCGGCCACGCAGGCCGATGAACATAACGCCGTGGACTTACCGGTTACGCGTGTCGGGTACACGTGCACGAACTCACGCCGAGGTTGTGGAAGCAGCTATTCACCCACTGCGCTCTGACCAACGTCGACCCGCTGCCTGATTCCATAGCGCCACAAGAAGAACGGATACCTCCCCCTCACTATCCGAAAAAATGGGCAGTGTGATCGGCTTCGTAATGATTGGATACAACGCCTCGGGGTAACCGGTTGTCTTGGTTTTGTCAAATAATTAATTCCGATACCGTGCATAAGAATTAGTGATTGGAAACAATTATATTTTGACAATATTCTGGTGCCTAAATTGAGTCCCGAATCCTTAGCTGGACTTTAGAGCAGTTTCATCCTGACTGTACCGTCGATGCCGGACGCTTTGCCTGCGGCACCGCGTTGTCGAGGGGCCGCCGAGGCCTCCTTACCATGGCTCGCCATGTTGGGTCGCCGCGCCTTGTTCCGCAGGCAAACCGCCTCGGCCTCGCCTGGCAAGTCAGGATGAAACTGCTCTAGATCTGTATTCACGGAAAAATCCGAATAACTAAAAATGGGGTTGCCATGCTTAACAAGAAACGCATTGTAATTATCGGTGCTGGCTTTTCTGGAACTCTGACTGCTATCCGCCTCTTGCATTTTTGCGAAAGCGAAGTAGAGATTTGTCTGATTGAGAAGGACGATGCATCAAACTATGGAGGCATCGCGTTTGGGCAAACATCAACTACTTGGGCACACTTACTTAACATTCAGGCCGGCCGTATAACTCTGTTCCGCGAGCGCCCCGAGGACTTTCTCACATGGGTTAACGAAACCGCCGATCGCGCAACGTGGCCGCCAAAATGGAAGAATCATGCATTTAGTTTGTCATGTATGGTTCCCCGGCGTATTTACAGCCAATATCTCGCATATCGTCTAGGCGAAGCCGCACGCCTCGCGCATGCTGGAGTCACCTTTGTAGAGCTGAAGGGCGAAGTGCTCGACGCTCGGAGGGAGAACCAGCATTGGCGCGTCACCTACCTTGCCAGCGATTGCAGTGACGCAAAAAGCGTTTCGTTGCCTGCAAACTATATCGTCTTCGCGACGGGCCACTTGGCCCCGATGACTAAACCATTCTATGAAACGGTCAGGGATTCCGAGCGCTTTATATTCAACCAGTATGCGCGCCGTGGTCGGGAGCTCCTGTCAACCGTGAAGCCAGACGAAAAGGTGATGGTCGTCGGTTCAGGACTTGCCTCGTTTGATGCTGTCGTATCGCTCGTCGAGCAAGGACACACGGGGCCGGTCACCATTTGTTCCCGTGCTGGTCACATGCACGCATCTTATCCGCTTGATCATCAGCACGATATTATCGCAGTGCGGCGGCCACCGTTCATGGACGCCGAGAATCTATGCATAGACACCGTCGTCGACGGGGTTAAGGGTGAGTTCGCTTATCTGCGCGACCTGTTTGCGAATCAATACGGCGTCCCCGAGCAGATCATTCCGGAACGCATCATCAAAGCATGGGAACCTTATGTCGCCGAACTGGTGACCAGAATGGAAGCAAACGATGTTCGTTGCCTTCTAAATAAATACAAAAGTCTTATTGTTAGTTCTCGTACCAGTACGGTTCCCGCTATTGGAAATGTCATCCGCACCCGATTGAAAACCGATTCCCAGTCCGCGGGACAAGTCACAATCCTTGCCGCGCAAATCCAACACATTCATCGCGTCAACGATGACAACAGGCTTTGCGTTACTTTCAACGGCAATCAGGATCCGCAAATTTTTGACCGCATCATCAATTGTCTAGGCCATGCCACCGATTACGGCAACACATGCAATAGCCTCTGGACGAGTATGATCCAAGAGCAAAACCTTGCGACACCTCATATAAAGACTGGACGGGGCCTAGAAGTCACTCAACATGGTGAATTGCTTGCTCTAGAAGGCGCGCCATCAACCAATCTGTTTTGTGTTGGTCCGATGAGACAGGGGGACGAGATCGCGCGCCGCGGACGGCTCGGAGCCTTCGTATTTAGTATCGGAACGTTGAGGAACCAGTGTTTCGACATAGCGTTGGAGATCCGGCGACGCCTCAATCAACCGGTATTGCAGCAAACAATCCGCACACCTGACAATCTTCATACGTGCTGGGAAAGCAGCGTGCGCTGGTTTATTGAAACAAACGAACTGAACCTGCAAGAAGACGAACTAGCACAGTTTCGTAGATACGCATCACCTAATGACGGGCATTCACTCTTCGCCGCTTACCAAGGATTCTTTAGAACGCAAGACCATCGGTTGCGGCAGCCCTTCGCAGAAGAGATAGCGCGACAAAAGATTTCTCTTGCTAAAGAAATCACCAGACGTTTCTCCATTGAGAATACACGCGCGCAATTCTTGTGCGAGGTTTTCTCAAATCTCCTGGAAAAACACGCCGTGCATTCTCTATGTGATATCTCGAAGTTGGCAAAGTGGTCGGTGCCGCAATATGCGAATCATGTTCGCAATGTACACGCCCAGTTTGAACCTGCATGACAACCAATCGCCCCGGGCGGCATAACGTCCGGCAAGCCGCGGACATTCTATGATCACATTGTGCTATTCCCCGGGGTCTTGTTCTCTCGCTCCTCACATCGTGCTAAGAGAAATTGGCGTCCCTTTTACGGCAAAACGGTTCGCAGCCGATCTACGTGAGAATTACAGCGACGAGTATTTACAAATTAATCCGAGAGGGCGCGTTCCTGCCTTGATGATTGACGGCTTCACGATGACGGAAACCCCAGCAATTCTTGCTTACCTGGGACGCCGTTTTCCGGACTCAGAGCTGTTCCCGTCAAACTCCCTTGAGAGTGAAGCGCGTTGCTTGGAACGGTTAGCCTGGTCGTCCAATACCGTGCACGTCGCGTATGCCCAGATCCGGCGCGCTGAGCGATATGTTCTCAATCCCGCGGATTATGCAACTGTGAGAGATGGAGGGCATCATTATTTTCAACGTTGCATTGCCGAGATGGATGAGCATCTGCAACAGAATCGATTCGCTCTTGGTGACCGATATTCTGTTGTGGATCCGTTCTGGCTTGTCTTCTATCGATGGGGATGCCGCCAGAGTTACGAGATGGCGGAGCGATTTCCGGCCCTTACCACATACGTGACGCGGCTTGTCGCTAGGCCAGCCGTGCAACAGACACTCGACGCCGAAGGTATCTCGATATGGCCAAATGCAGGGCGGCCAGATAGGAAAACATGAATC includes:
- a CDS encoding Lrp/AsnC family transcriptional regulator: MKPKFEADRLDWKIIELLQRDARMSNTEIGKTIGLSQPAVTSRIRALEDAGVIDGYTARINPRALGHEITAIIRLRTTHEKIAPCLAAFERIPEILEAHRITGEDCFVVKASFAHMPKLEATIDALAMYGSVTTSLVLATYAPKPLTAPTGSLA
- a CDS encoding HDOD domain-containing protein, translated to MKHWLNRLLGRGPKSASPATISAAPSAAAQPASNDLPDPLAASTLHAAVDVDHLFYPWLLEFDASVTEPSEAEQRLMRTLERMSAADAPAVNTLVPRMPAVIPMLLQSLRDKNVTNAHLSEQIAQDPVLLAALLRQVNSSLYLRTEPVSSIEQALALLGQNNLRLLVASVAFKPLFNVQSGHFTGTAGARLSMLSSTSAAACRSLAARRQLEPFESFLASLLHNVGLIVALRIMDQVHEGATSLRSLAFCTALATHARRVALRVGREWQFPEAVLEALSLQGAAPVAASPVASLLRLADRLSKLHVLVANDRLAAEEAEDFALIEGGEDGLVCYRSLAAAGE
- a CDS encoding PRC-barrel domain-containing protein; this encodes MKAPTGKILASAIMLSLGIASSPSSIAQNTGASNAPAAARSATGQSASSDMRASQLIGKQVQNAQGEKLGKIEDIVLDIDNERASYVVLSSGGTLGVGDRQIAVPASGFQVRSEKDPILLNLPKDQLQKAPAYDKKQHANFSRDSYRSEVDRYFFKEETVRHSAAGARLMSASDLIGKDINDRAAHDAGKIADVVVNLGSAGSYLVMQSDKAWSIDDKLVALPFAAFSFPSRPDLDLLLNVDRTKIESARGFQKNKWPDLNAASAQQQIREQLMTFQAASKTNPGETQTGRETSSGGSR
- a CDS encoding methyltransferase — encoded protein: MHENSKEIDAVGSPDFPAPWIKPSAKTFSSHAQHVACLAKPQPVASINGITLFLPPNVYHPGVGLSSSFLVEAVSNKLLGASVLDLGCGSGYVGISLYRPGMELTLADISDAALASAAENLHRMKITAEVVSSDLFSGLQGRLFDTIFFNPPLFDKAIDHEAEIALCDPDGELLGRFLADVPDYLNPDGKVYFMASNLMNRRVLLHGLKEYQYEIVSSSHCAQSDVSRWVVCASPIRCKKTTGIAHHVNIYELSDEEM
- a CDS encoding transposase, yielding MYHVTSRGDRHEPIFAVVFAYCLMGNHYHFVLQTRQPNLSRLMRHINGVYTQSCNRRHGKTGHLFQGRFKAVLVDEEAYRLEVCRYVDLNPVRAGMVKRPQD
- the tnpA gene encoding IS66 family insertion sequence element accessory protein TnpA, with amino-acid sequence MHVYPTRVTGKSTALCSSACVAGTISSRSTTRGSHEQVSIYSNPSATGIGLARFASSGKTAEAFCRDGAVSTATFYGWRARLRVRDGEPEPAPSAATPFIDLGKMAGVVSRAVTKGGRSCLLAPQS
- a CDS encoding FAD/NAD(P)-binding protein; its protein translation is MLNKKRIVIIGAGFSGTLTAIRLLHFCESEVEICLIEKDDASNYGGIAFGQTSTTWAHLLNIQAGRITLFRERPEDFLTWVNETADRATWPPKWKNHAFSLSCMVPRRIYSQYLAYRLGEAARLAHAGVTFVELKGEVLDARRENQHWRVTYLASDCSDAKSVSLPANYIVFATGHLAPMTKPFYETVRDSERFIFNQYARRGRELLSTVKPDEKVMVVGSGLASFDAVVSLVEQGHTGPVTICSRAGHMHASYPLDHQHDIIAVRRPPFMDAENLCIDTVVDGVKGEFAYLRDLFANQYGVPEQIIPERIIKAWEPYVAELVTRMEANDVRCLLNKYKSLIVSSRTSTVPAIGNVIRTRLKTDSQSAGQVTILAAQIQHIHRVNDDNRLCVTFNGNQDPQIFDRIINCLGHATDYGNTCNSLWTSMIQEQNLATPHIKTGRGLEVTQHGELLALEGAPSTNLFCVGPMRQGDEIARRGRLGAFVFSIGTLRNQCFDIALEIRRRLNQPVLQQTIRTPDNLHTCWESSVRWFIETNELNLQEDELAQFRRYASPNDGHSLFAAYQGFFRTQDHRLRQPFAEEIARQKISLAKEITRRFSIENTRAQFLCEVFSNLLEKHAVHSLCDISKLAKWSVPQYANHVRNVHAQFEPA
- a CDS encoding glutathione S-transferase family protein → MITLCYSPGSCSLAPHIVLREIGVPFTAKRFAADLRENYSDEYLQINPRGRVPALMIDGFTMTETPAILAYLGRRFPDSELFPSNSLESEARCLERLAWSSNTVHVAYAQIRRAERYVLNPADYATVRDGGHHYFQRCIAEMDEHLQQNRFALGDRYSVVDPFWLVFYRWGCRQSYEMAERFPALTTYVTRLVARPAVQQTLDAEGISIWPNAGRPDRKT